A stretch of the Panicum virgatum strain AP13 chromosome 9N, P.virgatum_v5, whole genome shotgun sequence genome encodes the following:
- the LOC120691488 gene encoding serine/threonine-protein kinase MPS1-like isoform X2, whose amino-acid sequence MESRDSFLRPPTPSHAAGASTGKGITVPTGGDTAASNLTPSSGSSSSLTLSPPGFLREITAAVKRQRPLGLLQSNVPRASRVLVSRAEQTKRAGPSPSEVKNREGNVMQPQRGLLGSSRLQNATPYQQKNANTANVGSSTPDELMLTTPSKLKNITDTCERSVGQNYQQKTDSNLLVDTEKSSLETSSQIPSRNALVVESFKKEQFYSAGDPQLTSQTGESIPANQGAHYHHQNHQELEIAHAAVDMDIRYDAPNLSRRGVEEARNQNHGDPMTRCSAIGSSVTAVSLHSGPTVQSSQAPQISGCASPVQMPESAAVSSKGVLDHGPQKEHAGATGIGDWNPLDQQVRPGNCATDKAVSSIGSLRSEGLPANDQPTSARDGGAPRPNKGEKERHKRNYDPNVFFKVNGKLYQKLGKIGSGGSSEVHKVISSDCIIYALKKIKLKGRDYPTAYGFCQEIEYLNKLKGKSNIIQLIDFEVTDKSLLLEGSMSPRDGRIRDDHYIFMVLEYGEIDLAHMVAQKWKERNNSNMKIDENWLRFYWQQMLEAVNTIHEERIVHSDLKPANFMLVRGSLKLIDFGIAKAIQNDTTNIQRDAQVGTLNYMSPEAFMCNDTDSDGNIIKCGRPSDIWSLGCILYQMVYGKTPFANYKTFWAKYKEVTDRNHEIMYEPVDNPWLIDLMQRCLAWDRNERWRIPQLLQHPFLNPPVPRDLPPVEHDPCSLLMERIRVHWDNPAVQKLRSLIEKLNEDQC is encoded by the exons ATGGAGAGCAGGGATAGCTTCCTTCGGCCCCCGACGCCCTCCCACGCCGCAGGAGCCAGTACCGGCAAGGGCATCACTGTCCCTACCGGCGGGGACACGGCCGCCAGCAACCTGACGCCGTCATCGGGGTCGTCCTCGTCTCTCACGCTGTCTCCTCCCGGCTTCCTGAGAGAGATTACTGCAGCTGTCAAGCGGCAGAGACCGCTCG GTTTACTGCAGTCCAACGTACCAAGAGCATCTCGGGTTCTGGTGTCCAGAGCCGAGCAAACAAAAAGAGCTGGTCCCAGCCCTTCTGAGGTGAAAAACCGTGAAGGAAATGTTATGCAGCCTCAGAGAGGCCTGTTGGGATCCTCCAGGTTGCAAAATGCGACCCCTTATCAACAGAAAAATGCCAACACTGCTAATGTGGGGTCCTCTACTCCAGATGAGTTGATGTTGACAACTCCCTCAAAGTTAAAAAATATCACAGATACCTGTGAGCGGAGTGTTGGCCAGAACTACCAGCAGAAGACTGATTCTAATCTGTTGGTCGATACGGAGAAATCATCATTGGAAACTTCATCTCAAATTCCATCTCGCAATGCATTGGTGGTGGAAAGTTTCAAGAAAGAACAGTTTTACTCTGCTGGTGATCCACAGTTAACTTCCCAGA CTGGAGAAAGTATTCCTGCGAATCAAGGAGCACACTATCACCATCAGAACCATCAGGAGCTTGAAATTGCTCATGCTGCAGTTGATATGGACATTAGATATGATGCACCTAATTTGTCTCGGAGAGGGGTTGAAGAGGCTCGTAATCAGAATCATGGAGATCCAATGACCCGTTGCTCTGCCATTGGTTCATCCGTTACTGCTGTATCACTGCATTCAGGGCCTACTGTCCAAAGTTCACAAGCTCCACAGATTAGTGGATGCGCTTCACCAGTCCAGATGCCAGAATCTGCTGCAGTATCATCTAAGGGTGTACTGGATCATGGTCCTCAAAAGGAGCATGCAGGTGCAACGGGCATTGGTGATTGGAATCCACTCGATCAGCAGGTTCGTCCAGGCAACTGTGCCACGGACAAAGCTGTTTCCAGCATTGGCAGTTTGCGTTCTGAAGGCTTACCTGCAAATGACCAACCTACATCTGCCAGGGATGGTGGTGCTCCCCGGCCAAACAAGGGTGAGAAGGAGCGTCACAAAAGGAATTATGATCCTAATGTGTTCTTTAAGGTGAATGGGAAACTTTATCAGAAACTTGGCAAAATAGGATCCGGGGGTAGCAGTGAAGTCCACAAAGTTATATCATCAGATTGCATAATATAtgccttgaaaaagatcaaACTTAAAGGCCGTGATTACCCTACTGCCTATGGTTTTTGCCAAGAAATTGAGTATCTAAATAAGTTGAAAGGGAAGAGCAATATCATACAGCTGATTGATTTTGAG GTAACTGACAAAAGTTTGCTTCTAGAAGGTTCCATGTCACCCAGGGATGGAAGAATTAGGGATGATCACTACATTTTCATGGTCCTGGAGTATGGTGAAATTGACTTAGCTCATATGGTTGCTCAAAAGTGGAAGGAGAGGAACAACTCTAATATGAAAATTGATGAAAACTGGCTACGCTTTTATTGGCAG CAAATGCTTGAAGCTGTCAATACAATACATGAGGAACGGATAGTGCACTCTGATTTGAAGCCTGCCAACTTTATGCTTGTGAGGGGCTCTCTTAAACTTATTGACTTTGGCATTGCCAAAGCTATACAGAATGATACAACAAACATTCAGCGTGATGCTCAG GTAGGGACACTGAACTACATGTCACCTGAAGCATTCATGTGCAATGATACTGACTCGGATGGTAACATTATCAAGTGCGGGCGCCCTTCTGATATTTGGTCTCTTGGTTGTATTCTTTACCAGATGGTGTATGGTAAGACACCATTTGCAAACTACAAGACTTTTTGGGCCAAATATAAAGAAGTCACTGATAGGAACCACGAGATCATGTATGAACCAGTTGACAACCCATGGCTCATCGACTTGATGCAAAGGTGTCTTGCATGGGACAGAAACGAGCGATGGCGAATACCTCAGCTACTTCAGCACCCTTTTCTCAATCCTCCTGTTCCCAGGGATTTGCCTCCTGTCGAACATGATCCGTGTAGTTTGCTGATGGAGAGAATTAGAGTTCATTGGGATAATCCAGCTGTTCAAAAACTTCGTAGTCTAATTGAAAAGCTCAACGAGGATCAGTGCTAG
- the LOC120691488 gene encoding serine/threonine-protein kinase MPS1-like isoform X1: MESRDSFLRPPTPSHAAGASTGKGITVPTGGDTAASNLTPSSGSSSSLTLSPPGFLREITAAVKRQRPLGLLQSNVPRASRVLVSRAEQTKRAGPSPSEVKNREGNVMQPQRGLLGSSRLQNATPYQQKNANTANVGSSTPDELMLTTPSKLKNITDTCERSVGQNYQQKTDSNLLVDTEKSSLETSSQIPSRNALVVESFKKEQFYSAGDPQLTSQSDIVGITADSRMDSMLSYLHSVSLTAGESIPANQGAHYHHQNHQELEIAHAAVDMDIRYDAPNLSRRGVEEARNQNHGDPMTRCSAIGSSVTAVSLHSGPTVQSSQAPQISGCASPVQMPESAAVSSKGVLDHGPQKEHAGATGIGDWNPLDQQVRPGNCATDKAVSSIGSLRSEGLPANDQPTSARDGGAPRPNKGEKERHKRNYDPNVFFKVNGKLYQKLGKIGSGGSSEVHKVISSDCIIYALKKIKLKGRDYPTAYGFCQEIEYLNKLKGKSNIIQLIDFEVTDKSLLLEGSMSPRDGRIRDDHYIFMVLEYGEIDLAHMVAQKWKERNNSNMKIDENWLRFYWQQMLEAVNTIHEERIVHSDLKPANFMLVRGSLKLIDFGIAKAIQNDTTNIQRDAQVGTLNYMSPEAFMCNDTDSDGNIIKCGRPSDIWSLGCILYQMVYGKTPFANYKTFWAKYKEVTDRNHEIMYEPVDNPWLIDLMQRCLAWDRNERWRIPQLLQHPFLNPPVPRDLPPVEHDPCSLLMERIRVHWDNPAVQKLRSLIEKLNEDQC, encoded by the exons ATGGAGAGCAGGGATAGCTTCCTTCGGCCCCCGACGCCCTCCCACGCCGCAGGAGCCAGTACCGGCAAGGGCATCACTGTCCCTACCGGCGGGGACACGGCCGCCAGCAACCTGACGCCGTCATCGGGGTCGTCCTCGTCTCTCACGCTGTCTCCTCCCGGCTTCCTGAGAGAGATTACTGCAGCTGTCAAGCGGCAGAGACCGCTCG GTTTACTGCAGTCCAACGTACCAAGAGCATCTCGGGTTCTGGTGTCCAGAGCCGAGCAAACAAAAAGAGCTGGTCCCAGCCCTTCTGAGGTGAAAAACCGTGAAGGAAATGTTATGCAGCCTCAGAGAGGCCTGTTGGGATCCTCCAGGTTGCAAAATGCGACCCCTTATCAACAGAAAAATGCCAACACTGCTAATGTGGGGTCCTCTACTCCAGATGAGTTGATGTTGACAACTCCCTCAAAGTTAAAAAATATCACAGATACCTGTGAGCGGAGTGTTGGCCAGAACTACCAGCAGAAGACTGATTCTAATCTGTTGGTCGATACGGAGAAATCATCATTGGAAACTTCATCTCAAATTCCATCTCGCAATGCATTGGTGGTGGAAAGTTTCAAGAAAGAACAGTTTTACTCTGCTGGTGATCCACAGTTAACTTCCCAGA GTGATATTGTAGGGATCACTGCTGATAGTAGAATGGACAGTATGTTGTCTTATCTGCATTCTGTTTCATTGACAGCTGGAGAAAGTATTCCTGCGAATCAAGGAGCACACTATCACCATCAGAACCATCAGGAGCTTGAAATTGCTCATGCTGCAGTTGATATGGACATTAGATATGATGCACCTAATTTGTCTCGGAGAGGGGTTGAAGAGGCTCGTAATCAGAATCATGGAGATCCAATGACCCGTTGCTCTGCCATTGGTTCATCCGTTACTGCTGTATCACTGCATTCAGGGCCTACTGTCCAAAGTTCACAAGCTCCACAGATTAGTGGATGCGCTTCACCAGTCCAGATGCCAGAATCTGCTGCAGTATCATCTAAGGGTGTACTGGATCATGGTCCTCAAAAGGAGCATGCAGGTGCAACGGGCATTGGTGATTGGAATCCACTCGATCAGCAGGTTCGTCCAGGCAACTGTGCCACGGACAAAGCTGTTTCCAGCATTGGCAGTTTGCGTTCTGAAGGCTTACCTGCAAATGACCAACCTACATCTGCCAGGGATGGTGGTGCTCCCCGGCCAAACAAGGGTGAGAAGGAGCGTCACAAAAGGAATTATGATCCTAATGTGTTCTTTAAGGTGAATGGGAAACTTTATCAGAAACTTGGCAAAATAGGATCCGGGGGTAGCAGTGAAGTCCACAAAGTTATATCATCAGATTGCATAATATAtgccttgaaaaagatcaaACTTAAAGGCCGTGATTACCCTACTGCCTATGGTTTTTGCCAAGAAATTGAGTATCTAAATAAGTTGAAAGGGAAGAGCAATATCATACAGCTGATTGATTTTGAG GTAACTGACAAAAGTTTGCTTCTAGAAGGTTCCATGTCACCCAGGGATGGAAGAATTAGGGATGATCACTACATTTTCATGGTCCTGGAGTATGGTGAAATTGACTTAGCTCATATGGTTGCTCAAAAGTGGAAGGAGAGGAACAACTCTAATATGAAAATTGATGAAAACTGGCTACGCTTTTATTGGCAG CAAATGCTTGAAGCTGTCAATACAATACATGAGGAACGGATAGTGCACTCTGATTTGAAGCCTGCCAACTTTATGCTTGTGAGGGGCTCTCTTAAACTTATTGACTTTGGCATTGCCAAAGCTATACAGAATGATACAACAAACATTCAGCGTGATGCTCAG GTAGGGACACTGAACTACATGTCACCTGAAGCATTCATGTGCAATGATACTGACTCGGATGGTAACATTATCAAGTGCGGGCGCCCTTCTGATATTTGGTCTCTTGGTTGTATTCTTTACCAGATGGTGTATGGTAAGACACCATTTGCAAACTACAAGACTTTTTGGGCCAAATATAAAGAAGTCACTGATAGGAACCACGAGATCATGTATGAACCAGTTGACAACCCATGGCTCATCGACTTGATGCAAAGGTGTCTTGCATGGGACAGAAACGAGCGATGGCGAATACCTCAGCTACTTCAGCACCCTTTTCTCAATCCTCCTGTTCCCAGGGATTTGCCTCCTGTCGAACATGATCCGTGTAGTTTGCTGATGGAGAGAATTAGAGTTCATTGGGATAATCCAGCTGTTCAAAAACTTCGTAGTCTAATTGAAAAGCTCAACGAGGATCAGTGCTAG
- the LOC120691488 gene encoding serine/threonine-protein kinase MPS1-like isoform X4, whose translation MESRDSFLRPPTPSHAAGASTGKGITVPTGGDTAASNLTPSSGSSSSLTLSPPGFLREITAAVKRQRPLGLLQSNVPRASRVLVSRAEQTKRAGPSPSEVKNREGNVMQPQRGLLGSSRLQNATPYQQKNANTANVGSSTPDELMLTTPSKLKNITDTCERSVGQNYQQKTDSNLLVDTEKSSLETSSQIPSRNALVVESFKKEQFYSAGDPQLTSQSDIVGITADSRMDSMLSYLHSVSLTAGESIPANQGAHYHHQNHQELEIAHAAVDMDIRYDAPNLSRRGVEEARNQNHGDPMTRCSAIGSSVTAVSLHSGPTVQSSQAPQISGCASPVQMPESAAVSSKGVLDHGPQKEHAGATGIGDWNPLDQQVRPGNCATDKAVSSIGSLRSEGLPANDQPTSARDGGAPRPNKGEKERHKRNYDPNVFFKVNGKLYQKLGKIGSGGSSEVHKVISSDCIIYALKKIKLKGRDYPTAYGFCQEIEYLNKLKGKSNIIQLIDFEVTDKSLLLEGSMSPRDGRIRDDHYIFMVLEYGEIDLAHMVAQKWKERNNSNMKIDENWLRFYWQQMLEAVNTIHEERIVHSDLKPANFMLVRGSLKLIDFGIAKAIQNDTTNIQRDAQVPCDALW comes from the exons ATGGAGAGCAGGGATAGCTTCCTTCGGCCCCCGACGCCCTCCCACGCCGCAGGAGCCAGTACCGGCAAGGGCATCACTGTCCCTACCGGCGGGGACACGGCCGCCAGCAACCTGACGCCGTCATCGGGGTCGTCCTCGTCTCTCACGCTGTCTCCTCCCGGCTTCCTGAGAGAGATTACTGCAGCTGTCAAGCGGCAGAGACCGCTCG GTTTACTGCAGTCCAACGTACCAAGAGCATCTCGGGTTCTGGTGTCCAGAGCCGAGCAAACAAAAAGAGCTGGTCCCAGCCCTTCTGAGGTGAAAAACCGTGAAGGAAATGTTATGCAGCCTCAGAGAGGCCTGTTGGGATCCTCCAGGTTGCAAAATGCGACCCCTTATCAACAGAAAAATGCCAACACTGCTAATGTGGGGTCCTCTACTCCAGATGAGTTGATGTTGACAACTCCCTCAAAGTTAAAAAATATCACAGATACCTGTGAGCGGAGTGTTGGCCAGAACTACCAGCAGAAGACTGATTCTAATCTGTTGGTCGATACGGAGAAATCATCATTGGAAACTTCATCTCAAATTCCATCTCGCAATGCATTGGTGGTGGAAAGTTTCAAGAAAGAACAGTTTTACTCTGCTGGTGATCCACAGTTAACTTCCCAGA GTGATATTGTAGGGATCACTGCTGATAGTAGAATGGACAGTATGTTGTCTTATCTGCATTCTGTTTCATTGACAGCTGGAGAAAGTATTCCTGCGAATCAAGGAGCACACTATCACCATCAGAACCATCAGGAGCTTGAAATTGCTCATGCTGCAGTTGATATGGACATTAGATATGATGCACCTAATTTGTCTCGGAGAGGGGTTGAAGAGGCTCGTAATCAGAATCATGGAGATCCAATGACCCGTTGCTCTGCCATTGGTTCATCCGTTACTGCTGTATCACTGCATTCAGGGCCTACTGTCCAAAGTTCACAAGCTCCACAGATTAGTGGATGCGCTTCACCAGTCCAGATGCCAGAATCTGCTGCAGTATCATCTAAGGGTGTACTGGATCATGGTCCTCAAAAGGAGCATGCAGGTGCAACGGGCATTGGTGATTGGAATCCACTCGATCAGCAGGTTCGTCCAGGCAACTGTGCCACGGACAAAGCTGTTTCCAGCATTGGCAGTTTGCGTTCTGAAGGCTTACCTGCAAATGACCAACCTACATCTGCCAGGGATGGTGGTGCTCCCCGGCCAAACAAGGGTGAGAAGGAGCGTCACAAAAGGAATTATGATCCTAATGTGTTCTTTAAGGTGAATGGGAAACTTTATCAGAAACTTGGCAAAATAGGATCCGGGGGTAGCAGTGAAGTCCACAAAGTTATATCATCAGATTGCATAATATAtgccttgaaaaagatcaaACTTAAAGGCCGTGATTACCCTACTGCCTATGGTTTTTGCCAAGAAATTGAGTATCTAAATAAGTTGAAAGGGAAGAGCAATATCATACAGCTGATTGATTTTGAG GTAACTGACAAAAGTTTGCTTCTAGAAGGTTCCATGTCACCCAGGGATGGAAGAATTAGGGATGATCACTACATTTTCATGGTCCTGGAGTATGGTGAAATTGACTTAGCTCATATGGTTGCTCAAAAGTGGAAGGAGAGGAACAACTCTAATATGAAAATTGATGAAAACTGGCTACGCTTTTATTGGCAG CAAATGCTTGAAGCTGTCAATACAATACATGAGGAACGGATAGTGCACTCTGATTTGAAGCCTGCCAACTTTATGCTTGTGAGGGGCTCTCTTAAACTTATTGACTTTGGCATTGCCAAAGCTATACAGAATGATACAACAAACATTCAGCGTGATGCTCAGGTACCATGTGATGCACTCTG GTAG
- the LOC120691488 gene encoding serine/threonine-protein kinase MPS1-like isoform X3: MESRDSFLRPPTPSHAAGASTGKGITVPTGGDTAASNLTPSSGSSSSLTLSPPGFLREITAAVKRQRPLGLLQSNVPRASRVLVSRAEQTKRAGPSPSEVKNREGNVMQPQRGLLGSSRLQNATPYQQKNANTANVGSSTPDELMLTTPSKLKNITDTCERSVGQNYQQKTDSNLLVDTEKSSLETSSQIPSRNALVVESFKKEQFYSAGDPQLTSQSDIVGITADSRMDSMLSYLHSVSLTAGESIPANQGAHYHHQNHQELEIAHAAVDMDIRYDAPNLSRRGVEEARNQNHGDPMTRCSAIGSSVTAVSLHSGPTVQSSQAPQISGCASPVQMPESAAVSSKGVLDHGPQKEHAGATGIGDWNPLDQQVRPGNCATDKAVSSIGSLRSEGLPANDQPTSARDGGAPRPNKGEKERHKRNYDPNVFFKVNGKLYQKLGKIGSGGSSEVHKVISSDCIIYALKKIKLKGRDYPTAYGFCQEIEYLNKLKGKSNIIQLIDFEVTDKSLLLEGSMSPRDGRIRDDHYIFMVLEYGEIDLAHMVAQKWKERNNSNMKIDENWLRFYWQQMLEAVNTIHEERIVHSDLKPANFMLVRGSLKLIDFGIAKAIQNDTTNIQRDAQVGTLNYMSPEAFMCNDTDSDGNIIKCGRPSDIWSLGCILYQMVYVDNPWLIDLMQRCLAWDRNERWRIPQLLQHPFLNPPVPRDLPPVEHDPCSLLMERIRVHWDNPAVQKLRSLIEKLNEDQC, translated from the exons ATGGAGAGCAGGGATAGCTTCCTTCGGCCCCCGACGCCCTCCCACGCCGCAGGAGCCAGTACCGGCAAGGGCATCACTGTCCCTACCGGCGGGGACACGGCCGCCAGCAACCTGACGCCGTCATCGGGGTCGTCCTCGTCTCTCACGCTGTCTCCTCCCGGCTTCCTGAGAGAGATTACTGCAGCTGTCAAGCGGCAGAGACCGCTCG GTTTACTGCAGTCCAACGTACCAAGAGCATCTCGGGTTCTGGTGTCCAGAGCCGAGCAAACAAAAAGAGCTGGTCCCAGCCCTTCTGAGGTGAAAAACCGTGAAGGAAATGTTATGCAGCCTCAGAGAGGCCTGTTGGGATCCTCCAGGTTGCAAAATGCGACCCCTTATCAACAGAAAAATGCCAACACTGCTAATGTGGGGTCCTCTACTCCAGATGAGTTGATGTTGACAACTCCCTCAAAGTTAAAAAATATCACAGATACCTGTGAGCGGAGTGTTGGCCAGAACTACCAGCAGAAGACTGATTCTAATCTGTTGGTCGATACGGAGAAATCATCATTGGAAACTTCATCTCAAATTCCATCTCGCAATGCATTGGTGGTGGAAAGTTTCAAGAAAGAACAGTTTTACTCTGCTGGTGATCCACAGTTAACTTCCCAGA GTGATATTGTAGGGATCACTGCTGATAGTAGAATGGACAGTATGTTGTCTTATCTGCATTCTGTTTCATTGACAGCTGGAGAAAGTATTCCTGCGAATCAAGGAGCACACTATCACCATCAGAACCATCAGGAGCTTGAAATTGCTCATGCTGCAGTTGATATGGACATTAGATATGATGCACCTAATTTGTCTCGGAGAGGGGTTGAAGAGGCTCGTAATCAGAATCATGGAGATCCAATGACCCGTTGCTCTGCCATTGGTTCATCCGTTACTGCTGTATCACTGCATTCAGGGCCTACTGTCCAAAGTTCACAAGCTCCACAGATTAGTGGATGCGCTTCACCAGTCCAGATGCCAGAATCTGCTGCAGTATCATCTAAGGGTGTACTGGATCATGGTCCTCAAAAGGAGCATGCAGGTGCAACGGGCATTGGTGATTGGAATCCACTCGATCAGCAGGTTCGTCCAGGCAACTGTGCCACGGACAAAGCTGTTTCCAGCATTGGCAGTTTGCGTTCTGAAGGCTTACCTGCAAATGACCAACCTACATCTGCCAGGGATGGTGGTGCTCCCCGGCCAAACAAGGGTGAGAAGGAGCGTCACAAAAGGAATTATGATCCTAATGTGTTCTTTAAGGTGAATGGGAAACTTTATCAGAAACTTGGCAAAATAGGATCCGGGGGTAGCAGTGAAGTCCACAAAGTTATATCATCAGATTGCATAATATAtgccttgaaaaagatcaaACTTAAAGGCCGTGATTACCCTACTGCCTATGGTTTTTGCCAAGAAATTGAGTATCTAAATAAGTTGAAAGGGAAGAGCAATATCATACAGCTGATTGATTTTGAG GTAACTGACAAAAGTTTGCTTCTAGAAGGTTCCATGTCACCCAGGGATGGAAGAATTAGGGATGATCACTACATTTTCATGGTCCTGGAGTATGGTGAAATTGACTTAGCTCATATGGTTGCTCAAAAGTGGAAGGAGAGGAACAACTCTAATATGAAAATTGATGAAAACTGGCTACGCTTTTATTGGCAG CAAATGCTTGAAGCTGTCAATACAATACATGAGGAACGGATAGTGCACTCTGATTTGAAGCCTGCCAACTTTATGCTTGTGAGGGGCTCTCTTAAACTTATTGACTTTGGCATTGCCAAAGCTATACAGAATGATACAACAAACATTCAGCGTGATGCTCAG GTAGGGACACTGAACTACATGTCACCTGAAGCATTCATGTGCAATGATACTGACTCGGATGGTAACATTATCAAGTGCGGGCGCCCTTCTGATATTTGGTCTCTTGGTTGTATTCTTTACCAGATGGTGTATG TTGACAACCCATGGCTCATCGACTTGATGCAAAGGTGTCTTGCATGGGACAGAAACGAGCGATGGCGAATACCTCAGCTACTTCAGCACCCTTTTCTCAATCCTCCTGTTCCCAGGGATTTGCCTCCTGTCGAACATGATCCGTGTAGTTTGCTGATGGAGAGAATTAGAGTTCATTGGGATAATCCAGCTGTTCAAAAACTTCGTAGTCTAATTGAAAAGCTCAACGAGGATCAGTGCTAG